AGAAAATGTACTTAAAAAGTTAACCGAAAATTCTTTGAAATAGTTTTATCTTTGAAGCAAATTTTAGAATTTGAATACAGCACAATTTATATCGAAATCAAGTAATAATTCAGTAGAAAAAGCAAGTTTTACATGGCAAACTCCAAGTAATATTGCATTGGTAAAATATTGGGGAAAGAGCAATCCTCAAATACCTAAAAACGCTTCTATTAGTTTTACGTTAAACAATTGTCATACAATTACAACGATCGATTTTGATAAAAAAGAGAAATCAGAAAAAGTAGATTTCGACTTATTCTTTGAAGGAAAGCAAAAAGATGCCTTCAAACCAAAGATTGCAGAGTTCTTTACAAGAATACAAGAATATTGTCCTTATATTTTTGAATATAAAATGCTTATCAATTCAGAGAATTCTTTTCCTCATTCTAGTGGAATAGCTTCTTCAGCAAGTGGTTTAAGTGCAATTGCAAGATGTTTAATGAGTTTAGAAAATGAATTAAATCCTGATTTATCAGAAAAAGAAATCAATAAAAAAGCTTCTTTCTTGGCAAGATTAGGTTCTGGAAGCGCAAGTAGAAGCATAGAAGGACCAATGGTTGTTTGGGGAAATCACCCAGAAATTGAAGGAAGTTCAGATTTATTTGGAGTGAAATTTCCTTATAAATTGGATACTGTTTTCGAAAATTATCAAGACGCAATTCTTTTGGTTGATAAAGGCGAAAAACAAGTTTCTAGTACAATTGGTCATAATTTAATGCATGATCATCCGTATGCAGAAAATCGTTTTACGCAAGCGAATGATAATTTATCTAAAATATCAGAAATTCTTCAAAATGGAGATATCAAAGCATTTATAAGTTTAGTAGAAAGTGAAGCGCTTACGCTACATGCAATGATGCTAACGAGTAATCCGTATTTTATTTTAATGAAACCAAATACGTTAGAAATTATCAATCGTATTTGGGAATACAGAAATGAGAACGATAGTAATATTTGTTTTACGCTAGATGCTGGGGCAAATGTACATGTTTTATATCCTGAAGTAGAAAAAGAGGCTGTAAATCAGTTTATTGAAAAAGAGTTGTCTAAATACTGTCAGAAAAATCAGTATATTTGTGATACTGTGGGTTTTGGAGCAAAACAATTATAAGATTCTCAGTCAAAAAAACTCCTAAATGAAAGCTTTTATTAAGTTTATATCAATACTTGTTTTTCTTTTTTCATTAGCTGTTTCTGCGCAAAAAACGACGTGGTTAGATGTTGATTTAAAAGAAACAAACCAATCTAATTCGGTTTATTATAAAGTAACTTCTGCTAATAATAAAGAAGTGACGTATTTTTTTAAGGGAGGAAAAGTCTTTAGAAAGTTTAATTATTCAAAGAGAAAACCCGTTGGCAATTTTTCTGAGTTTTATGAAACTGGTGAATTAAGAGTTTCTGGAAAATATGAAAACGGTTTAGAAGAAGGTATTTGGAAAACATATTATAAAAACGGGAAAATTAAAGAAAAAGGAAAATATAAAAAGGGTGAAAAGGTTGGTATTTGGAAATCTTTTTATAAGAATTTTTAAGGAAAACCTTTTAATATTAAATTTTGTATTTTTGCACTAAATTGAAAAGAAAAATGAAAGGACCATTATTTTATGCTAAAATTCTTCTCTTCGGAGAATATGGAATCATAAAAGATTCTAAAGGTTTAGCAATTCCGTTTAACGCATATCGAGGAGCTTTAAAAACTTCTTCTAATTTATCTGGAGATCCTAAGATTTCCAATGAAAACTTAGTGCGTTTTTATAAGCATTTAGCTTCTTTAGATACAGAATTGGTTTCTTTTAATTTAAACGATTTAAAAACTGATATTGAAAACGGAATGTATTTCGATTCTTCAATTCCTCAAGGTTATGGAGTTGGTAGTTCTGGAGCTTTAGTAGCATCAATCTACGATAAATACGCTGATGATAAAGTTACTGTTTTAGAAAACTTAACAAGAGAAAAATTGTTGAAATTGAAACAAGTTTTTTCTTTAATGGAATCTTTTTTTCATGGTAAAAGTTCTGGTTTAGATCCTTTAAATAGTTACTTAAGTTTACCTATTTTAATTAATTCTAAAGAAAATATTGAACCTGCAGGAATTCCTTCTCAAAAACAAGGAAAAGGCGCAGTTTTCTTATTAGATTCTGAACAAATTGGTGAAACTGAACCGATGGTAAACATCTTTATGAATAAGATGAAAAACGAAGGTTTTAGAAAAATGATTAGTGAAGAATTTTCAACAACAACAGATGCTTGTATTGAAGATTTTTTAGGAGGTAATGTAAAATCGTTGTTTGGTAACGTAAAATCATTATCTAAAATAGTTTTAAAGAATTTTAAACCTATGATTCCTGATGCTTTTCATAAAGTTTGGGAAAACGGTATAAAAAGTAATGATTATTACTTAAAACTTTGTGGTTCTGGTGGTGGAGGCTATATTTTAGGTTTTACTGAAGATTATGAAAAAGCACAACAAAGTCTTAAGGACTATAAGTTAGAGTTGGTTTATAGATTTTAGTCTTATGATTAGCTTTAAAGTTAAAAGAATCATTTTTAAATTTTTCAGTTTACTTTCAGTTATTAGAGGTTATAATATTCTTGTTTTAATTTTAGCACAATACTTAGCGGCTATTTTTATCTTTTCACCAAAAAAATATGTGAGAAGTATTATTCTTGATGTCGACTTATTTTACATTGTTTTAGCAAGTATTTGTGTTGTTGCTTCGGGTTATATTATCAATAATTTTTATGATGTTAAAGTAGATCGAATCAATCGACCATTAAAAGCTAGATTAGATGATTATGTAAAACAATCAACCAAATTAAAGCTATATTTTCTTTTAAATTTCTTAGGTTTTATTTTTGGACTTCTAATTTCCGTAAAAGCAGCCTTGTTTTTTGCTGTTTATATTTTTGCAATTTGGTTTTATTCTCATAAGTTAAAAAAGTATCCTTTTACAGGGTTGGTTTCAGCTACAGTACTTACAATTCTTCCTTTTTTTGCAGTATTTGTATATTTTAAAAATTTTTCAAAGATAATTTTTGTGCATGCCGTCTTTTTGTTTTTAGTACTTATGGTTAGAGAATTGCTAAAAGATTTACAGAATATGAAAGGTGCAATTGTAAATGATTATGATACTTTTCCTGTTTTTTATGGAGAGAAGAAAACAAAACAGTTGTCAATTTTTTTATTAGTATTAACGCTTTTTCCTGTAGTGATTTTGTTTAGCTATCCTGCGTTAAGTTATATGAGATATTACTTTTATTTTGCTTTAATGGTTCTTATTTTTCTAGGGTTTTATTTATGGAATTCAACCGAAACGAAACAATATAGAATGATGCATAACGTTTTGAAAGTGTTGCTTTTAATAGGTGTTTTTTCTTTAATTTTTATTGATACCTCTCTAATTGTAGAAAAAGTAATAGACAGCTTGAATTAAGATTTTTTATACCTACTTTTGCAAAAATTATAATAAGTAATGAAATCAGATAGAAACTCGTCGAGAGGACGACAAGAAGGAAAAAAAAGTACGCCTCTTAGTAGAAAAAGTAGTACTCCTTTAAGTAGAAAAAGTCCTAAAAAGACTTTTACTAAAATTAAAGATGCACCAAAATCGGATGAATCAACAGGGATTCGTTTAAACAAATACATTGCAAATTCTGGAGTATGTTCTCGTAGAGAAGCAGATACTTATATTGAGCATGGAAGTGTTGAAGTAAATGGTAAGTTGGTAACAGAAATGGGGTATAAAGTTCAGCCAGACGATATTGTTCGTTTTGATGGAACTTCAATTACGCCAGAACAAAAAAGATATATTTTACTAAATAAACCTAAGAACTACATCACCACTATGGATGATGAAAGAGGTAGAAAAACGGTGATGGAATTGATTGCGAATGCATCAAAAGAAAGAATATATCCTGTAGGGAGATTAGATAGAAACACAACGGGTTTGTTGTTGTTTACCAATGATGGAGATTTAGCGAAGAAATTAACGCATCCAAAACATAATGTTCGTAAATTATACCACGCTTCTTTAGATAGAAAGTTAGAATTAAGAGATTTAGAGAAATTAAGAGGAGATGTTATTATTGAAGGGAGAAAAGTATTTATTGATGCAATTTCTTATGTAGATGGTCAGCCAAAATCTGAAATTGGTATCGAAATTCATTCTGGTAGAAATAGAATTGTTCGTAAAATTTTTGAACATGTTGGTTATAAAGTAAGCAAATTAGATAGAGTAGTTTTTGCTGAGTTAACGAAGAGAAATTTACCAAGAGGTAGATGGAGAGAGTTAACGAATTTAGAAGTTACAAATCTTCAGATAATGAAATAGAATAATTAAAAATCCAGCTTTAAGCTGGATTTTTTTTGTCTAATTTTTAATTAATTAAAAATTAGAACCAAATAGTTGTAAAAAGAAGTTCGTTCTATTAGATAGCGTTTATATGTTATAGATAAAGAGTGTTCGGAGGCTTCTAAAGCGAATATTGGTTTGGATATTGATGGTTCGTTAAAGGTTGTTAATAGTGCTTTTTAAGCATTAGACCCTAAAGAATGTCAATGAGATTTTAACTGGTTGCGTTTATTCGTTTTTACTTTAGGTGTTTTTCTAAGAGGTAAAACGAAAGTTTAAAAAAAAATCCTTCAAGAAGTCATTTTAAAAGAAGAAATAGAAATTCAGTTAGAATTGGTTGTTAAGAATTTTGAAATTGTTGATGATTTAGAAGAAAATCAATATTTTGTGCATCCATTATTTTTTATTTTAAATAAAAAACAAACAATAAAGTTTTTGTAGTTGCATAGGAATCAATATTTAATAAATGGTCTAAAGTAGTTTTTGGGCACAAAAAAACCCAAACTAAAAGTTTGGGTTTGTAAGTGGTACCTCCAGGAATCGAACCAGGGACACAAGGATTTTCAGTCCTTTGCTCTACCAACTGAGCTAAGGTACCATTGCCTTAGCGGATGCAAATATAGAATGTTTTTTGGTTTCTCCTAAAGAAAATATAAAAAAGTTTGATGTGTTTTTAAAATTTATCTAAATTTGAAAGATGAACTTAACAATTGATGTTGGAAATACTAGAGTTAAAACTGCTGTTTTTGAGAAAGATAAGCTCGTAGAGTTGACTGTTTTTGACAAAACAAAAATTTTATCAGAAATTAAAAAAATTTTAAAAAAACATGTAATTTCTAATGTGATCATGTCAAATGTGGCTTCAATTTCTGATTCGAAGCTGAAAAAATTACAGAAATTAGTTAAAATAAAGGTTATTTCTTCTTCTACTAAGGTTCCTTTTGAGAATCTTTATAAAACTCCAAAAACTTTAGGAATTGATAGAATTGCATTAGTTGCAGGTGCAGTTAATCAGTTTTATGGTAAAAATGTTTTAGTTATAGATGCAGGTACTTGTATTACTTTTGATTTTGTAAACTCAAAAGGAGGGTATTTAGGAGGAGCAATATCTCCAGGAGTACAAATGAGATTTAATTCTTTAAATCACTTTACAGCAAATTTGCCTTTATTAGAAAAAGAAGAAGTAAGTGATTTTATCGGGAAAAACACAAAAGAAAGCATTAATTCGGGTATTGTAAATGGTGTAATTCAAGAAATTGATGGCGTTATTAATCAATATAAAAAGAAATATTTAGATTTAACAGTTGTTTTAACAGGAGGGGACACAAATTTCTTGGCAAAACAATTAAAAAGTAGCATATTTGCCAATCAAAATTTTCTCCTTCAAGGATTAAATACAATATTGATATTTAACATAGACAAATGATTAGAAACATCTTATTAGTCTTTTTAC
The window above is part of the Polaribacter sp. SA4-12 genome. Proteins encoded here:
- a CDS encoding geranylgeranylglycerol-phosphate geranylgeranyltransferase produces the protein MISFKVKRIIFKFFSLLSVIRGYNILVLILAQYLAAIFIFSPKKYVRSIILDVDLFYIVLASICVVASGYIINNFYDVKVDRINRPLKARLDDYVKQSTKLKLYFLLNFLGFIFGLLISVKAALFFAVYIFAIWFYSHKLKKYPFTGLVSATVLTILPFFAVFVYFKNFSKIIFVHAVFLFLVLMVRELLKDLQNMKGAIVNDYDTFPVFYGEKKTKQLSIFLLVLTLFPVVILFSYPALSYMRYYFYFALMVLIFLGFYLWNSTETKQYRMMHNVLKVLLLIGVFSLIFIDTSLIVEKVIDSLN
- a CDS encoding diphosphomevalonate/mevalonate 3,5-bisphosphate decarboxylase family protein, which encodes MNTAQFISKSSNNSVEKASFTWQTPSNIALVKYWGKSNPQIPKNASISFTLNNCHTITTIDFDKKEKSEKVDFDLFFEGKQKDAFKPKIAEFFTRIQEYCPYIFEYKMLINSENSFPHSSGIASSASGLSAIARCLMSLENELNPDLSEKEINKKASFLARLGSGSASRSIEGPMVVWGNHPEIEGSSDLFGVKFPYKLDTVFENYQDAILLVDKGEKQVSSTIGHNLMHDHPYAENRFTQANDNLSKISEILQNGDIKAFISLVESEALTLHAMMLTSNPYFILMKPNTLEIINRIWEYRNENDSNICFTLDAGANVHVLYPEVEKEAVNQFIEKELSKYCQKNQYICDTVGFGAKQL
- a CDS encoding mevalonate kinase family protein; protein product: MKGPLFYAKILLFGEYGIIKDSKGLAIPFNAYRGALKTSSNLSGDPKISNENLVRFYKHLASLDTELVSFNLNDLKTDIENGMYFDSSIPQGYGVGSSGALVASIYDKYADDKVTVLENLTREKLLKLKQVFSLMESFFHGKSSGLDPLNSYLSLPILINSKENIEPAGIPSQKQGKGAVFLLDSEQIGETEPMVNIFMNKMKNEGFRKMISEEFSTTTDACIEDFLGGNVKSLFGNVKSLSKIVLKNFKPMIPDAFHKVWENGIKSNDYYLKLCGSGGGGYILGFTEDYEKAQQSLKDYKLELVYRF
- a CDS encoding type III pantothenate kinase; the encoded protein is MNLTIDVGNTRVKTAVFEKDKLVELTVFDKTKILSEIKKILKKHVISNVIMSNVASISDSKLKKLQKLVKIKVISSSTKVPFENLYKTPKTLGIDRIALVAGAVNQFYGKNVLVIDAGTCITFDFVNSKGGYLGGAISPGVQMRFNSLNHFTANLPLLEKEEVSDFIGKNTKESINSGIVNGVIQEIDGVINQYKKKYLDLTVVLTGGDTNFLAKQLKSSIFANQNFLLQGLNTILIFNIDK
- a CDS encoding pseudouridine synthase: MKSDRNSSRGRQEGKKSTPLSRKSSTPLSRKSPKKTFTKIKDAPKSDESTGIRLNKYIANSGVCSRREADTYIEHGSVEVNGKLVTEMGYKVQPDDIVRFDGTSITPEQKRYILLNKPKNYITTMDDERGRKTVMELIANASKERIYPVGRLDRNTTGLLLFTNDGDLAKKLTHPKHNVRKLYHASLDRKLELRDLEKLRGDVIIEGRKVFIDAISYVDGQPKSEIGIEIHSGRNRIVRKIFEHVGYKVSKLDRVVFAELTKRNLPRGRWRELTNLEVTNLQIMK